From Sediminispirochaeta bajacaliforniensis DSM 16054:
CACAAGAGAGTTTGGATATCCGGTAATTAGACGAATACCCTCCCTCCCCTTCGAAAGGGTATAAATTTCGTATTCCGCAACAATCGCAGCTTCGACAAGACGTTGATGAAAGATCCCTTCCGGGAAAAAATAGAAAATCTTGCGTCCTGTTCCTATTCCTGTCATTGCCTCACCTCGTTTTTACTCTCTTGGAAAAAGGAAACCACCGCTCCGTTCTTTTCCTGCTGTTTGAGCCGATCGAGATAGCCACTCTCTTCGCTTCTGATTTCCGTATCCCGTACATGCGGAAGCCTCTTCAAAAGTACTTTTCCCGTCGTCGGATCCATAATGATCTTTCTCGCCTGATTTCCCCCCACATCGGAACTGATGATTCGTATCTTCTCCAATTCAAGATAATTAAAGGCAAAATCGATATTAGCCCTGCTGATGGAGAGGGCCTCGCTTCTGGTCGTGGCAAGCACCATTGCACCGCCGAAAACTTTGGCGACCAGCTGATTCTTCGCCGATCCCATTTTCATCAACATGTTGATCAAGAGCTCCATGGCATTCATGCCGTATTTGCCGTTCTCATCGAGATAGAAAACCCTTTTCGGCTCACCCGGAAGCATGAAATGGTTCATCCCTGCCTGCCTCTTTTGGACATCCCAGAGCACGACCGAAACGCAGGAACCAAGGACCGTCGATATTAGAATCGATTCGCCTGTTGCATGGAAGTCGCCGGGATGAAGAAAGGCAACGTCCTTTCCTAAGCTATGGTTATGAAGCAGATGCACAAAGTGCTCCCTTAAAAAAAGGTAATCTCTCCGCCGGCGCTTCCCTCTTCAACTTCAAAACCTCCGATCTTACCGGCTACTTTTTTATGTTCGAGAATGGTGAACCGCTTGATGATGTTCTGAAAACGTTCGCTTTGAATGTTCCAGTCCTTAAGCCCATTTTGTGCCAGTTCTTTTTTGAATTGCCTATCAAAAAGTTCTTCAATTTTGCCAAGCAAATCGGTGCTTTGTGCCAGCTCCTGTCGACATTCCGAAAGCTTTTCAAGAAGCTCTTCTGTTTCCCGGTACGTTTGAATGAACCCACTTCCAAAGGCCGAGAAATTTTCTATAACTGCTTCGATTCCATGAACCGTTGAGTTGGCATTTTCAGCGATAAGTGCCATGTCATGCTGGAAATTGTCGGCAAAGCTTGCCTCACTTTTATACATTTCCCGATAGAAAAGAAGTGACTCCTGGGTCCGTTTAAAGAATTTATGGATGCTTTGAAGTGCATTTTCAACGGTCGAGTCGATAAAATGGGTAAGATTGGACATCTCTTCGACTGTTGCTTCCATCGATTCGAGGGCCTGCTGTTTCGCTATTTCTATTTTTGACGCCACATTGACATTCTGGAATTGTCCGACAAGCTCGGAGAAATCGATAAAACTCTGCTGAAGAGCCCCGACTTTTTGCATGAGATTTTCACTTCGCGAGGTGATTTCCACCTTCATATCAAGAGAGGAGGCAACACTCTTACGGATTTTTGCTATGGATGCTTCCGCTTCGTTGAAGTAGGAAGAGAGCGAGGCCCCGTGGCGATAATCCCGCACATTTTGTTCAATGGAGGACATGACTCCGCCTATTCTTTCCGTCTCTCCCTTGAAAAGATTATAGCTTTGTCGAATCTGCTCAGATACATCATTAATAAGATCGGAGCAGAGACGCGGAATGGTCCTGAGAAAGACCAACTCGTCCAAAAGTTCCTCAATGCTCTCTTGTCCGCTAGGCTCTCCTTCTGTTTTCAACTCCTTGAGAGCAAGAACAACATGATCGAGAGACTGACGGATGATGTCCTGATGTTGGACCTGCTGCATGATGGTAGTAAGAGGGGCCCCTATGGTTTTCGATTCTTCGATAATATCCTTGAGAAAATCGATTGCCCCATCTGTTGCATTTCCCGCCTTCTGAAAACCCGTATCGACAAAGTTGCCGAAATCCTGCAGCAGCTTTGTTTGTACCTCTTCAACCTTCTCCATTGCGGAAAGAAAGTTTGAAAATGCTTCGTCTATCTCCTTGCCCTCGGCGGTAAGTTCTTCGGTATATACGATTGAACGGGCCGAAATGCGTTTAAGCTCTTCAGTGATGAAGCTGAAGGCTCCTCCCGCCTTCCCCGCTTTGATTGCAACGGTCATCGCATTTAAACTAATCAGCTCCATCGACTCCGAACTTTCCCGAATATCCGAAATTCGATAGTCCAGCTCCTTGACCACCTCGATCTCTTTGCGAAGACTCTCCAGCAGCTGATCGTCCCGCAGGTGCAGGGTATTGAAAGAATCCGATGCCTCACGAAGTACCGCTTTTGTTTTTGCCAGAAGAGATGATGCCGAGGTTGTGTTGCGAAAAGTCGCCGTCTTGGTTTTGAGGTTTTCCACCTGCAGCTCCGAGGCATTTCTTCCCTTTTCAAGCTCAGAAGAAAGCTTCGGAAAGATTCCGGCAATACCGTCGAATATGATCTCGGTATTCTTGATCACTCCGTCTATCTGTGCTGCGATATCCGTAGGAGATGTTTCGATACTCTGTTCCATTGCCTTTAGTATAGTTAAGCTCTTACGCGTGTGCAAGAAAAACGGCCGTCGCGGTGGTTCGTGACGGCCGTTTTATTTCGGATTTCAGAAAGTTTTTCCCTATTCTTCCTTTCTGATGGTGTTTTCGGTTTCAAGATCAAAAAAGTTGGCTTTTTCATAATTGGGAGTAAAGAATATTTGCTGGCCAACCTTAACATTAACGTCCGGATCAAGCTTTGCAATCAGCTGATGTTTCTGTGTGTTGACCCATACCTGGGTTTCAGCGCCAAGGGGTTCTATAACACCGATTTCGCCCTTGATCGTTACGCCCTCTTTTCCCTCTGTTTCATAGGCAAGATCTTCCGGCCTGATTCCGAAAATGACCTCTTTTCCGATGTATCCCTTTTCTCTGAGAAGATCGGCATAGACCCCTTTGATCTCAGCCTTGAAATCGGCTTCTTCCATCAGCAGTTTCTTGCCTTCTTCCACAACCTTGACAGTCATGAAGTTCATGGGAGGTGATCCGATAAAGCCTGCGACAAACCTGTTTGCGGGTTTGTTGTAAAGGGTCAGCGGATTTCCAATCTGCTGGATGATACCATTTTTCATGACAACGATCTTGTCCGCCATGGTCATTGCTTCGACCTGGTCGTGGGTAACATAAATCATCGTTGCCTTCAGCCTGTGGTGAAGACTTGAAATCTCCGCCCTCATCTGAACCCTCAACTTGGCATCGAGGTTTGAAAGGGGTTCGTCGAAAAGGAAAACCTTAGGCTGGCGAACAATTGCGCGTCCGACGGCGACACGCTGCCTCTGGCCACCGGAAAGGGCCTTTGGTTTTCTGTCAAGCAGTTCCTCGATGTCGAGAATTCTGGCCGCTTCCTTAACACGTTTTTCGATCTCGGCTTTATCAAATTTTCTGATTTTGAGACCGAAGGCCATGTTGTCGTATACGCTCATATGGGGATAAAGCGCGTAGTTCTGGAATACCATCGCGATGTCCCGATCTTTCGGCGGCACATCATTTACCAGTTTACCGTCGATATAGAGTTCACCCTCGGTGATATCCTCCAAACCGGCAACCATTCGGAGCGTTGTTGATTTTCCGCAACCGGATGGTCCTACGAGAACGACAAATTCTCTGTCTTGAATGTCGATATTGGCATTGTCGACGGCCCTGACGCCGCCTTCGTAGACCTTGCCGATACCCTTCAGCTGTACTGTAGCCATAGAATACCTCCAAATTATCTTATGGCTAACAGAGTATTATGCTTTTAGCGAGCTGTCAATGAAACTTTCCCCTTTACTCACTGTAACGGCTTTTGGCGATACCAGGTCTCCAGCCGTTCGGAAAGATCGGGGACTTGGTTCGGATCGTCGGCCGAGGCCTTTTCCAGGAGCCAGGGAATGATGACATCTTTTCTCATGGCGTTCCACCTGGAAGGAAGGGGCAGGGGAAAACTGAGATAGTTTTCGGGGGGGATGTGCCCTACCAGAGAAGGAAAGTACTGGGGAATGATCTCTTCATTAATAGACGGCAATGAGGAGAAGCCGTCGGCGATGCCAAACGTCCTCATTCGCTTAAACTGGCTGGATTCGAGGAGTTTTTTCTGTGTATCACTTTGAAAAAACCAGAGAAGAAAGGCACCTGCAGCCGGCCGGGCATCTGCGGCATTGGGAATTCCAATGAAAAGGAGATCGTCGTTGACCGGTATAAGGTCGTTCTTGGCCATCCACCGGAAATCAAGGGCACTTCGTTTTTCCGGGGCCAGGTGGAAGAAATTCCGCAGGGTCGAATAGGTAAAAAGGATTCGACCGTCGGACAATAGTTTAACCGGCGGATCGTAAAGAAAGGTGTCGATGAATTGCTGTTCCAGGTCTCGCCCCTGGTTGACGGTAGTGATCCATTCTCTGATGAAGGAGATCGCCTGATCCAGGGCCTCCTGATTCCACGTCACCTGTCCCGTTTTTTCTGCTTCTGTAAAATTGGTCCGGAAAAGAGCGGTTTTCTCATACAGCACTTCGGGGTTCCATCGCGGGGAGAATCCCATGCGGTTGAATCGACCGTCTCTGATGACGTTATATGCGGCACTTTCTTCCTGGATACTTTCCAAATTGAGGCTGAACTGCTGGTTGCCGCTTCTGGAACTCTTCAAAAAAGCGAGAGCGGGAAGATCGAAACTCACCGGGAGCAGTATGTGCTGCCCTGCTGAATTTTCCCCACGCGAAAGAAAATCTTGGTAGAAAAGGGATTGGTCCAAAAGAGGAAGGTTCGTCCGCCTCTCCACATCCCTTTCCCCCGTTGCAAAAAGGGATGCAAGGGAAGAGAACCGCTGTATGGTTTTTTCGTTGTTGAGATAGGCACCGGCAACCAGATCGGGAACCAGTTCCTGCTTATTGGTATCGATCTTCCCTTCTTCAATTTCCCGTGCGGGCTCGTTTTTGTAGACCACCTCGATTTGGTAGAGCTCCTGCGATGCGTTAAAGAGCTCGGCATAGGCGGCGAATTCGGGGCGGTTTGTCCAGAGTATCGCCGTAGAAGGGAAGCGACCGGGGTTCTTATACCAGAGAAAGAAAATCGCCGAGGCCAAAAGCAGAAACACAAGGGGCAGCATGATGATGATAAGACGTTTACGTAAGTTTCCCGAGAATCCCATGAAGGCAACTCTACGTGGAGGCGGACGCCTTGTCAATTGCCGACGCTCCTGTGATAATGAATCGGTGACCAAAAGATTTTATCGCTATAGTTCCTATCTGAAAGACCGTTACAAAGAACCTGTCTACAGGATCGGTATTGATGCGGGATTCGGATGCCCCAACAGAAATCCGGACGGTCGGGGGGGCTGCTATTATTGTGACGAAGCTGGTTCACGGGCCGCCTACCAGGAAGCTAATGGACCGCATTCCTTCTTGCGTTCCTCATCAGGGCCGGACCCCGATGATCCTTATTGGCAAACATGGATGAAGAGACAGATCGATGAAGGAGGGACCTTCCTTTCGAATCGCTACGGAGTGCACTCCTTTATTCTCTACGTACAGGCCTTTTCCGGAACCTGGGCACCGGTGCCGAGACTGAAGCATATCTATGATTATCTCCTCTCCCTCGCATCTTTTCGGGAGCTCATCGTCGGTACCCGTCCCGATTGTGTGGACGAAGAGGTGGTGAAGCTGCTTTCCTCTTATGCTTCCTCCCTCGATATGGATGTGTGGCTGGAGTTGGGATTGCAGAGTTATCATGATCAGACCCTTCGGCATATCGGCCGGGGGCACGACACCTCTGCCTTTGAAAGGGCCTATGAAACGGCCAGGGCCGGGGGGCTGAAATGTTCCGTTCATCTGATATTCGGGCTTCCCGGGGAAGACGACGCAATGATGGAAGAGAGTGTTTGTCGCCTGGCCCGCCTGCGGCCCGACGGGGTGAAAATTCACAATCTGCACATTGCCGAAGGAACACGGTTTGCGCAATGGTGGCGGGAAGGCCGACTGCAGGTGCCCGATACCACACACCATCTGCGGCTGGTGGCCGACGCCCTGGAGCTCTTACCCGAGACGACTGTCGTTCAGAGGGTAACCTGTGACACGCCCAAGGCCCGGCTCCTTGCTCCCGTCGATTTTGCCTCCAAAGCCCATTTCTATCGCCTTTTGGATGAAGAGCTTGAAAAACGGAATAGTTATCAGGGAAGACGATTCGCCGAATGTGAGAGAAACGCGCCGGATTGACAGCCCCCCTGTTTTGGCCTACAGTTAGCCTTATGCGGGGACAGTTCTGGGCAACCGGTGATCCGGGCTCCTCTTCCGGTGGGCTTTCCGGTTTGATTGATCGTATTCTTTCTATTTTTCTCGGGGCTTCCGATCCGGAACGGGAAAAACGGCGCTTACTGAAAGAGATTGAAAAACAAGTAAAACACCAGAAGTACAAGTATCTGAAGACCAAGGGGGCCGAAGCGCTGCCCGGCCTTGCGAAGCTTTTTTACGACATGTATAAGGTTATTGCCCCCGCTCAAGTGCTTTTGCAGAATGCCCATTCATCGGGGGTTTTGAAGACCATTCTTATCGAAAGTACCCTGACCGGTGAACAGCTGAAGATTCTTGAAACCGTTGATGAGGCGGCGATTAGGAAGGCCGCCGAGAGTAAGGACACAAAGGTCCTTGCCTCTGAGCTGAAGGACAAGCTCGTTACCTTCTTTTCGGCCTTTAACGGCGACAAAATAAAAGAGATCAACAATCGCTACAATCTCCTGCTTCTCTTTTTTCAGCTGATCAATTTCGACTACTATTTCTTTCTTAAGAAGTTCGATTCCGCTCTTCCCGAACGGGATTTTGTGTATCATCCTAAATTCGAGACAATCAACGGCAGCTATATCAGCGATGATCTTAAGGATTTTCTGGAGATCATGCTTCAATTCAATAAGGACCAGAACTGGAATGCCTTGTTTGATATTCTCGCCTCGTATAAACAGACGGAAGTCATAAATCGTGACGATTTTCGTAAGGTGATAAAAAACCTTCTTGATGTTCAACGCAGTTCGATCCTTACACTGATCGTTCAGCTCATCGACCAGGACCCCTATTATCAACCAAAGAGCTACTATCACGATGAGCATATCGTTGAGGAGTATCTGAACAAGATCAAGACCGGTACCGAGATGACGATTCAGAAGATTCTCATTGAACGGCAAAACAAAAAAATCGACACCCTTCTGAACACTATTTTCGGGACAACGGCGATCAGCCGCATGAAATACTATACCGAGAAGAATAATATGGCCTTTTCCAAGAAGATGCTTGGGGGCTATATCTACGTTCGTCCTCTCAACTATTTGAAAGCCTTTCTCCTCGACTTCTATAAGCGTGATATCAAAACGGTTGTGGATATCTTGTTGATAAGGGGCAAATGGTCGACAAATCTCTCCAGTCAGCAACTCTCCGAAGCCTTTCATGCGATCATGCAGGTTTCCGAGGATTTGATTGTCTTCGACGAGGGGCTTTCGGAAGAAGGCGGTTCCGGAGTCAAGCTGAAGGCCTTTCTCCATAAGGGGGACAGAGATAAAAACAGCATCGTTATCTTGCGAAAAATGCTGAAAGATATAAATGATGAGGCGCTGCGGATGATAAATGAGACCGCAAGCAACCTTATCATGGTCGGAAAAAGCCTGAAATTGGTATTGGAAGACTATGAGAAGAAACCCCACGAACTTATCCTCAACTGGAAGGAGGTTGAGGGGGCCTTCGAGCATGATGTAAAGGAAACTCTTACCGGTCTCTATAAAAAGATCTACTATTTTATCCAATTGATGCAATTTTATGTAAAGAAGAAATAAAAGAGACCTTCCCCCTTGTCTATGACTATCTACAACCCCCTGTGGATAAACGGTGGGTAATTCTACAGAAGACGCACAATTTGCGCACAAACTATTCGCAGCTTGTTCCATATAGCCGTTTTTCCAATGCGATAAGCTCTCCTTTTTTCCTTGTCCCGTCCCGATAGTTTCCCACTCCTCCACTCGATGGTACACCCCTGTGGCAGGGAATGATGATCAGCAGTGTATTGGCGGCCAAAGCCCCTGCCACGGCTCGGGCTGCTGTGGGTTTTCCGATGGCTTCTGCAATTTGGCGATACGTTCTCGTTTCTCCCGGGGGGATACGAGATACTTCGCTATATACCTTTTTCGCAAAGGGCCCGCCCGTATGATGATAGGCAAGATCAAAACCGCTTCGCTTACCGGCAAAATATTCTCTCAGTTGGTCTACGGTGGAGGAGAGCACCCGTTCTGCCTCTTCGGGCAACGGTGGATACGGAGATGCCTGCTGAGTTGGCCTCTGTTCCTCCGTCACTGGGGAGTTCCGGTCGACAAACCTGAGAGAAAAGAGTTCTCCAGACTCGGTTACTTGCATTCTCATTGTTCCAAGGGAAAAATCGCGGTCGAGTTGCCATGCTTGCATGATCATGAGTGTACACGTGATGTTCCCTATAAACAACAACGGGAAATTTATGATTATTGATTTTCATGCCGATACATTTTATGATACTATAGCAGTTAAGAGCAGTTAAGAAATGTAAGGATATTGAGAAAAAGGAGTCTCCGATGATCAATCCGACCGACACGGCAATGTCCGTGGCTCATGCGTTGATTTTCTTTTCTACGGTGGGCTGTATCGTGTATGGGCTTCTGCACTGGAACAGGCAGGACCAGACCGAGACGGTCCCTCTGGAGAGAGAGAAGGAGACACATTAAGCATGTACATTGAAATGTGAAGACAAGAGAAGAGGCATACCGGATGATCACGTTATCCGGTATGCCTCTTTTTATTTTGTTGATCAGTTCTTTTTGCGTTTGTCTCGAAAGTAGAGGAGCTCTCCCGGGGCGTTCTTGATGGTTCTTGTGTCCTTTTCGAAAAGGGTCGTCGCCTCCATCAATTCTCCCAACTTCTTGAAACCGTAGTTTCTGGAATCGAAATCGGGCATTTTCTTGGCGATATTTTGACCGACGTTGCCGAGATAGGCCCATCCCGAGTCGTCCGCCGAATCTTCCACCGCCGTTCTCAGCAGATTGACCAATTTTGAATCCCGTTTAAGTTCTCCTCCGCTTTTCTTTGTGGAATGGACCTCTTCCGCATCTTCCCGAAGGATTTCCGTGTAAATGAATTTGTCACAAGCGGACACAAAGGCCCTGGGCGTCTTTTTTTCTCCGAAGCCGTATACCGTCAGCCCCTCTTCCCTGATCCTTGCCGCAAGGCGGGTAAAGTCGCTGTCGCTCGATACGATGCAAAAGCCGTCGAATCGTTCGGTATAGAGAAGGTCCATGGCGTCTATGATCATTGCGCTGTCGGTGGCATTCTTCCCGCTGGTGTAACCGAACTGCTGGATCGGTATGATCGAATGCTCGAGGAGCACCTCCTTCCAGCTTCGCAAATTGGGGCTTGTCCAGTCGCCATAGATTCGTTTTACGCTGGCAATGCCGTATTTAGCCACCTCGGCCAAAAGGCCTTCCACAATAGAACCTTGAGTATTATCGGCATCAATGAGTACCGCCAGTTTCTGCTGGCTTTGTTCTTCAATATCTCTTTGCATGAGTGTTATCTCCATATGATTATTTTTGTAAGGTCCAGCATAGGTGCGGGGCCTTTCTGGTGAGAAAGTCAGGATCGATGGTCTCGTCGGTAATTTCCCGAGCATCCTGATCCTTTAGCTCAAGGACGAACCCTTTTCTGTTTGTCGAAAAGAGCAGCAGGCCGCCTGGGGCGAGCAGTTCCATGCACCATTCGATGAGCTTCGGATGATCGCGCTGAACATCGAAGGTGTCGTCCATATTTTTCGAATTCGAGAACGTGGGCGGATCGAGAAAGATGAGATCATAGGCCCCGTGCTCTTGTTTCGCCGCAGTTTCAAGCCATGTCAGGCAGTCCGCTTTTATCAGCCGGTGCTTTGCCTTCTTATCGCCGAACTGCGTCTGAAAGCCGTTGAGGGCCATGTTCCGCCCTGCCCAGTTAAGGTAGGTGTTGGAATTATCGACACTCGTGGTACGTGCCGCACTCCCTGCGGCGGCATGAACCGATACCGTTCCCGTATAACAAAAAAGGTTTAAGAAACGCTTATCCTGGGCTGTTTCCATGATGGTTCGTCGCAAGGGGCGATGGTCTAGGAAGATGCCTGTATCGAGGTAGTCGTGGAGGTTGACCAAAAAACGAAGGCCGTTTTCGAAGACCTCGAACTCCCGTCCCGTTTCGGAAAACTTCGCGTACTGATTCGTGCCGCGCTGCCGTCTTCTTCTCTTTACGACGATATGACTCCGGGCTATCCCAAGGGCGTCGGATGTCGCATCCACCAGCTCGCCGAGCCTTCTGGCCGCCGCTGCCGGATCAATGGAAGCCGGTGGAACGTATTCCTGGAGGTGTATCCATCGGTCGTTGTCCACGCTCTCGTAGAGGTCTATGGCAGCGGCGTACTCGGGCATATCGGCATCGTAGAGACGGAAACAGGTTATCCCCTCGTCGAGGAGCCACCGTTTCAGCCGTTTCATGTTCTTCTTCAAACGGTTTGCCGCCATTGCGCCGCCCGGGCTTTGTTCCCGTTCACGGATCTGATAGAGCCCCAGACTGCATTCCACCGGTCCGTTGAAAAGGGTGTTGACCTTTTCCGGCTTCAGACCAATGTGATAGTTCCTTGCTTCGTCTCCGGCGACGACTCCGATCTTCCATCCCCCGAAATGGAGTTTCAGGTTTTCTCCGAAACTGCGATAGAGCCCTTCCAGCGCCTTACCTTTCAGGTCGCTTCGCTTTCCGTACGGGGGATCGCAGAGCAGCAGGCCCGGCTCACGCAACGCTCCGGGATCAAGAAACCTGGCATCTGCGACCTTTACCTCAATCCTTTCCCGAAGTCCGGCTGCGGCAATATTTTTTGCTGCAGCGGCGACAGCCGCCGGATCGATATCGTAGCCTTTGATGACGGGAATCCGTTTCAGCCCCTTGTGGCGGATCTCCTCCGCCTCTTTTTTCATCCTTTCCCAGAGCTGGGAATCATGGCCCTTCAAACTTTCGAACCCGAATCGTCTGCGAAAGAGCCCCGGTGCTATATCTCCGGCTGCCAGAGCCGCTTCAATGAGAAGTGTTCCGCTTCCACAGAATGGATCGACAAAGGGTTTCCCTTCACCGGCCATGCCCTTCCAGCCCGCCCTCACCAGAGCCGCTGCTGCCACGGTCTCCCGAAGGACGACCTCTCCCCGCTCTTTTCTGTAACCGCGCCTGTGCAGGGCCTCTCCTGCAAGGTCGATTCCGATACTGACCGCTTTTCGCTCTATGAAAAGATTGATGGTGATATCCGGGTGGGCGGTGTCCACACTGGGGCGGGCGCCGCAGGCGTCTCGAAATCTGTCGGCGATAGCGTCCTTCACCACCCGTGCGGCATAGCCTGTATGCTCCACAGCCCTATCCCGTTTTCCTGCTGCATCAACGGCAAAGCTTGCCCGAACCGGAAACAGGGAGGGCCAGTCGATACTGTTTGCGGCCCGATAGAGGTCTGTAGCTTCTTCGACGGCAAATCGGCCAAGGCTCAGAATCAGCGAGGAAGCAACCCGCGCGTTGAGACAAAAACGGTACATGGTTTCAAGATTTCCCCGAAAGGAGACACCTCCGGGGAGAATGGCAAGAACCTCCCCTCCGGCAAGGGCGGCTTCGTCGGCGACAATGTCGCTGCAATGCTTTG
This genomic window contains:
- a CDS encoding ABC transporter ATP-binding protein codes for the protein MATVQLKGIGKVYEGGVRAVDNANIDIQDREFVVLVGPSGCGKSTTLRMVAGLEDITEGELYIDGKLVNDVPPKDRDIAMVFQNYALYPHMSVYDNMAFGLKIRKFDKAEIEKRVKEAARILDIEELLDRKPKALSGGQRQRVAVGRAIVRQPKVFLFDEPLSNLDAKLRVQMRAEISSLHHRLKATMIYVTHDQVEAMTMADKIVVMKNGIIQQIGNPLTLYNKPANRFVAGFIGSPPMNFMTVKVVEEGKKLLMEEADFKAEIKGVYADLLREKGYIGKEVIFGIRPEDLAYETEGKEGVTIKGEIGVIEPLGAETQVWVNTQKHQLIAKLDPDVNVKVGQQIFFTPNYEKANFFDLETENTIRKEE
- a CDS encoding DUF5312 family protein, translated to MRGQFWATGDPGSSSGGLSGLIDRILSIFLGASDPEREKRRLLKEIEKQVKHQKYKYLKTKGAEALPGLAKLFYDMYKVIAPAQVLLQNAHSSGVLKTILIESTLTGEQLKILETVDEAAIRKAAESKDTKVLASELKDKLVTFFSAFNGDKIKEINNRYNLLLLFFQLINFDYYFFLKKFDSALPERDFVYHPKFETINGSYISDDLKDFLEIMLQFNKDQNWNALFDILASYKQTEVINRDDFRKVIKNLLDVQRSSILTLIVQLIDQDPYYQPKSYYHDEHIVEEYLNKIKTGTEMTIQKILIERQNKKIDTLLNTIFGTTAISRMKYYTEKNNMAFSKKMLGGYIYVRPLNYLKAFLLDFYKRDIKTVVDILLIRGKWSTNLSSQQLSEAFHAIMQVSEDLIVFDEGLSEEGGSGVKLKAFLHKGDRDKNSIVILRKMLKDINDEALRMINETASNLIMVGKSLKLVLEDYEKKPHELILNWKEVEGAFEHDVKETLTGLYKKIYYFIQLMQFYVKKK
- a CDS encoding NYN domain-containing protein produces the protein MQRDIEEQSQQKLAVLIDADNTQGSIVEGLLAEVAKYGIASVKRIYGDWTSPNLRSWKEVLLEHSIIPIQQFGYTSGKNATDSAMIIDAMDLLYTERFDGFCIVSSDSDFTRLAARIREEGLTVYGFGEKKTPRAFVSACDKFIYTEILREDAEEVHSTKKSGGELKRDSKLVNLLRTAVEDSADDSGWAYLGNVGQNIAKKMPDFDSRNYGFKKLGELMEATTLFEKDTRTIKNAPGELLYFRDKRKKN
- a CDS encoding symporter small accessory protein, with translation MINPTDTAMSVAHALIFFSTVGCIVYGLLHWNRQDQTETVPLEREKETH
- the rlmKL gene encoding bifunctional 23S rRNA (guanine(2069)-N(7))-methyltransferase RlmK/23S rRNA (guanine(2445)-N(2))-methyltransferase RlmL, yielding MIVSHTLFAPSAKHCSDIVADEAALAGGEVLAILPGGVSFRGNLETMYRFCLNARVASSLILSLGRFAVEEATDLYRAANSIDWPSLFPVRASFAVDAAGKRDRAVEHTGYAARVVKDAIADRFRDACGARPSVDTAHPDITINLFIERKAVSIGIDLAGEALHRRGYRKERGEVVLRETVAAAALVRAGWKGMAGEGKPFVDPFCGSGTLLIEAALAAGDIAPGLFRRRFGFESLKGHDSQLWERMKKEAEEIRHKGLKRIPVIKGYDIDPAAVAAAAKNIAAAGLRERIEVKVADARFLDPGALREPGLLLCDPPYGKRSDLKGKALEGLYRSFGENLKLHFGGWKIGVVAGDEARNYHIGLKPEKVNTLFNGPVECSLGLYQIREREQSPGGAMAANRLKKNMKRLKRWLLDEGITCFRLYDADMPEYAAAIDLYESVDNDRWIHLQEYVPPASIDPAAAARRLGELVDATSDALGIARSHIVVKRRRRQRGTNQYAKFSETGREFEVFENGLRFLVNLHDYLDTGIFLDHRPLRRTIMETAQDKRFLNLFCYTGTVSVHAAAGSAARTTSVDNSNTYLNWAGRNMALNGFQTQFGDKKAKHRLIKADCLTWLETAAKQEHGAYDLIFLDPPTFSNSKNMDDTFDVQRDHPKLIEWCMELLAPGGLLLFSTNRKGFVLELKDQDAREITDETIDPDFLTRKAPHLCWTLQK
- a CDS encoding TIGR01212 family radical SAM protein (This family includes YhcC from E. coli K-12, an uncharacterized radical SAM protein.); the protein is MMIRRLRKFPENPMKATLRGGGRLVNCRRSCDNESVTKRFYRYSSYLKDRYKEPVYRIGIDAGFGCPNRNPDGRGGCYYCDEAGSRAAYQEANGPHSFLRSSSGPDPDDPYWQTWMKRQIDEGGTFLSNRYGVHSFILYVQAFSGTWAPVPRLKHIYDYLLSLASFRELIVGTRPDCVDEEVVKLLSSYASSLDMDVWLELGLQSYHDQTLRHIGRGHDTSAFERAYETARAGGLKCSVHLIFGLPGEDDAMMEESVCRLARLRPDGVKIHNLHIAEGTRFAQWWREGRLQVPDTTHHLRLVADALELLPETTVVQRVTCDTPKARLLAPVDFASKAHFYRLLDEELEKRNSYQGRRFAECERNAPD
- a CDS encoding methylated-DNA--[protein]-cysteine S-methyltransferase → MQAWQLDRDFSLGTMRMQVTESGELFSLRFVDRNSPVTEEQRPTQQASPYPPLPEEAERVLSSTVDQLREYFAGKRSGFDLAYHHTGGPFAKKVYSEVSRIPPGETRTYRQIAEAIGKPTAARAVAGALAANTLLIIIPCHRGVPSSGGVGNYRDGTRKKGELIALEKRLYGTSCE
- a CDS encoding chemotaxis protein CheD, with translation MHLLHNHSLGKDVAFLHPGDFHATGESILISTVLGSCVSVVLWDVQKRQAGMNHFMLPGEPKRVFYLDENGKYGMNAMELLINMLMKMGSAKNQLVAKVFGGAMVLATTRSEALSISRANIDFAFNYLELEKIRIISSDVGGNQARKIIMDPTTGKVLLKRLPHVRDTEIRSEESGYLDRLKQQEKNGAVVSFFQESKNEVRQ